GCCTTGTCGTTCCGCGCTGAGGCGGGCGGGCGAAAGCGTTGGAGATAAGCCGCGTCAGCGCGGATTTCTTAAAGTTTGGCGCGTTTGCCGGCGGTGTTACGATCTTTACGGCGTCCTGACCGTCTTTGACGACCTTGACAGATTATATGACAATGTCAAAAAACTGCTGAATACCGTCAAAAATAAGTGAGCGCGGCGTTTACTGCCGCGGCTCACTTGACCTCCACCAATCGGCGGCGCTTAAACGCGGACTCCGACAGGCGTCAACGCCTCGTTGGGGCAGAGTCCGTAGCAGAGGCCGCAGCCCGTGCATTTGTCCATATCTATAGATATGCCGCCGCGTGAGAGCGAGATCGCCTGATAGCCCGCGTCGCGGCAGCTGACGGCGCACCGGCCGCAGCAGCTGCACTTCATGAGGTTGAGACTGGGCTTGAAGAGGCGTCCCCTGTCGATGTCGGCATGGTGGACGATACTGCCGAGGGCTTTGCCGCGAAAGGCCTCGATATCTTCAAATCCCATGCGTTCCATGTAGGCGGATAGTCCGCTGCACAGACCGCCGATGATGTCGTAGCCGTGTTCCATGACCGCCGAACAAATCTGCAGCGTCGAGGCTCCCGCGAGGATGAACTCGGCGGCGTCATGCCAGTCGTAGATCCCGCCGCTGCCGGATATCGGTATCTTCACGACGCGCGCGATCTCCAGCACCGAGCGCAGCGCGATCAGCTTTATCATGTGTCCCGAGAGTCCGCCTGCGGTGCCTACGCCGCCGACGTTCAGGCGCGGGCGGAAATTCTCAAGGTCTATTCCTGGCATTGAGCTGACGGTGTTTATAGCGCAGACCGCATCCGCGCCATACTCCTCCGAGAGCGCCGCGGCGTAGACGATGTCCGAAAGTACTGTGAGCTTTGTGATGAGCGGCAGCTTTGTCGCCTCTTTCACCCAGCCGAGTATCTCTTTGATCTTCGCCGGGTTGCCGCCGATGCTCACGCCGCTGCCGATCTCGCTGCATCCGTGGGGGCAGGAGAAGTTCAGCTCGATGGCGTCCGCTCCCGCAAGTTCGCAGTCGGCCGCCGCTCGCTGCCATTTTTCT
This is a stretch of genomic DNA from Cloacibacillus sp.. It encodes these proteins:
- the preA gene encoding NAD-dependent dihydropyrimidine dehydrogenase subunit PreA, whose amino-acid sequence is MRENLRTNFLGIEMPNPFMLASAPPARDREMIDRAFQAGWGGAVIKTLTQYTGTEGDEIRDVSPRIFPVRGMGGEFKNAVFGYMNIELTSQKTNEESCEDISFLKKRWPDRAVIASILYGHAPIKEKWQRAAADCELAGADAIELNFSCPHGCSEIGSGVSIGGNPAKIKEILGWVKEATKLPLITKLTVLSDIVYAAALSEEYGADAVCAINTVSSMPGIDLENFRPRLNVGGVGTAGGLSGHMIKLIALRSVLEIARVVKIPISGSGGIYDWHDAAEFILAGASTLQICSAVMEHGYDIIGGLCSGLSAYMERMGFEDIEAFRGKALGSIVHHADIDRGRLFKPSLNLMKCSCCGRCAVSCRDAGYQAISLSRGGISIDMDKCTGCGLCYGLCPNEALTPVGVRV